From one Phocoena sinus isolate mPhoSin1 chromosome 4, mPhoSin1.pri, whole genome shotgun sequence genomic stretch:
- the ZNF639 gene encoding zinc finger protein 639 isoform X2 encodes MMKDDDSDTETSNDLPKFTDGIKARNRNQNYLVPSPVLRILDHTAFSTEKSADIEICDEECDSPESVNQQTQEESPIEVHTAEDVPIAAEVHAISEDYDIETENNSSESLQDQTDEEPPAKLCKILDKSQAFNVTAQQKWPLLRANSSGLYKCELCEFNSKYFSDLKQHMILKHKRTDSNVCRVCKESFSTNMLLIEHAKLHEEDPYICKYCDYKTVIFENLSQHIADTHFSDHLYWCEQCDVQFSSSSELYLHFQEHSCDEQYLCQFCEHETNDPEDLHSHVVNEHACKLIELSDKYNNGEHGQYSLLSKITFDKCKNFFVCQVCGFRSRLHTNVNRHVAIEHTKIFPHVCDDCGKGFSSMLEYCKHLNSHLSEGIYLCQYCEYSTGQIEDLKIHLDFKHSADLPHKCSDCLMRFGNERELISHLPVHETT; translated from the exons ATGATGAAAG ATGATGATTCTGATACAGAGACATCAAATGACTTGCCAAAATTTACAGATGGAATCAAGGccagaaacagaaatcaaaactacCTGGTTCCCAGTCCTGTACTTAGAATTCTAGATCACACTGCCTTTTCTACAG aaaaatctgCTGATATTGAAATTTGTGATGAAGAGTGCGACTCCCCTGAATCAGTCAACCAGCAAACTCAAGAGGAGAGCCCTATAGAAGTTCACACTGCTGAAGATGTTCCAATTGCTGCGGAAGTGCATGCAATTTCTGAAGATTAtgatatagagacagaaaacaattcCTCTGAGAGTCTCCAAGACCAAACTGATGAAGAGCCACCAGCTAAACTTTGCAAAATTCTTGACAAGAGCCAAGCTTTTAATGTGACTGCCCAGCAGAAATGGCCTTTACTGAGAGCTAATAGCAGTGGCCTCTATAAATGTGAACTTTGTGAGTTcaacagcaaatatttttctgatttaaagCAGCATATGATCTTGAAGCATAAGCGTACTGATTCAAATGTCTGTCGAGTATGCAAAGAAAGTTTCTCTACCAACATGCTCCTGATCGAACATGCCAAACTGCATGAAGAGGATCCCTACATTTGTAAATACTGTGATTATAAGACAGTAATTTTTGAGAACCTCAGCCAGCACATTGCAGACACCCATTTTAGTGATCACCTTTATTGGTGTGAGCAGTGTGATGTACAGTTCTCCTCAAGCAGTGAACTCTACCTACATTTCCAGGAGCACAGCTGTGATGAACAGTACTTGTGTCAGTTCTGTGAACATGAAACGAATGATCCAGAAGACTTGCATAGCCATGTGGTAAATGAGCATGCATGTAAATTAATAGAGTTAAGTGATAAGTATAACAATGGAGAACATGGACAGTACAGCCTCTTAAGCAAAATTACATTTGACAAATGTAAAAACTTCTTTGTATGTCAAGTATGTGGGTTTCGGAGTAGACTTCATACAAATGTTAACAGGCATGTTGCTATTGAACATACTAAAATTTTTCCTCATGTTTGTGATGACTGTGGGAAAGGCTTTTCAAGCATGCTAGAATATTGCAAACATTTAAATTCACATTTATCTGAAGGGATTTATTTATGTCAATATTGTGAATATTCAACAGGACAGATTGAAGATCTTAAAATTCATCTAGATTTCAAGCATTCGGCTGATTTACCTCATAAATGTAGTGACTGCTTAATGAGGTTTGGAAATGAAAGGGAATTAATAAGTCACCTTCCAGTCCATGAGACAACTTGA
- the ZNF639 gene encoding zinc finger protein 639 isoform X1, giving the protein MNEYPKKRKRKTLHPSRYSDSSGISRIADGFNGIFSDHCYSVCSMRQPDLKYFDNKDDDSDTETSNDLPKFTDGIKARNRNQNYLVPSPVLRILDHTAFSTEKSADIEICDEECDSPESVNQQTQEESPIEVHTAEDVPIAAEVHAISEDYDIETENNSSESLQDQTDEEPPAKLCKILDKSQAFNVTAQQKWPLLRANSSGLYKCELCEFNSKYFSDLKQHMILKHKRTDSNVCRVCKESFSTNMLLIEHAKLHEEDPYICKYCDYKTVIFENLSQHIADTHFSDHLYWCEQCDVQFSSSSELYLHFQEHSCDEQYLCQFCEHETNDPEDLHSHVVNEHACKLIELSDKYNNGEHGQYSLLSKITFDKCKNFFVCQVCGFRSRLHTNVNRHVAIEHTKIFPHVCDDCGKGFSSMLEYCKHLNSHLSEGIYLCQYCEYSTGQIEDLKIHLDFKHSADLPHKCSDCLMRFGNERELISHLPVHETT; this is encoded by the exons ATGAATGAAtatcctaaaaaaagaaaaaggaagactttACACCCTTCTCGTTATTCAG attcctcTGGAATAAGCAGAATTGCAGATGgattcaatggcattttttctgATCATTGTTATAGTGTTTGTTCTATGAGACAAccagacttaaaatattttgacaacAAAG ATGATGATTCTGATACAGAGACATCAAATGACTTGCCAAAATTTACAGATGGAATCAAGGccagaaacagaaatcaaaactacCTGGTTCCCAGTCCTGTACTTAGAATTCTAGATCACACTGCCTTTTCTACAG aaaaatctgCTGATATTGAAATTTGTGATGAAGAGTGCGACTCCCCTGAATCAGTCAACCAGCAAACTCAAGAGGAGAGCCCTATAGAAGTTCACACTGCTGAAGATGTTCCAATTGCTGCGGAAGTGCATGCAATTTCTGAAGATTAtgatatagagacagaaaacaattcCTCTGAGAGTCTCCAAGACCAAACTGATGAAGAGCCACCAGCTAAACTTTGCAAAATTCTTGACAAGAGCCAAGCTTTTAATGTGACTGCCCAGCAGAAATGGCCTTTACTGAGAGCTAATAGCAGTGGCCTCTATAAATGTGAACTTTGTGAGTTcaacagcaaatatttttctgatttaaagCAGCATATGATCTTGAAGCATAAGCGTACTGATTCAAATGTCTGTCGAGTATGCAAAGAAAGTTTCTCTACCAACATGCTCCTGATCGAACATGCCAAACTGCATGAAGAGGATCCCTACATTTGTAAATACTGTGATTATAAGACAGTAATTTTTGAGAACCTCAGCCAGCACATTGCAGACACCCATTTTAGTGATCACCTTTATTGGTGTGAGCAGTGTGATGTACAGTTCTCCTCAAGCAGTGAACTCTACCTACATTTCCAGGAGCACAGCTGTGATGAACAGTACTTGTGTCAGTTCTGTGAACATGAAACGAATGATCCAGAAGACTTGCATAGCCATGTGGTAAATGAGCATGCATGTAAATTAATAGAGTTAAGTGATAAGTATAACAATGGAGAACATGGACAGTACAGCCTCTTAAGCAAAATTACATTTGACAAATGTAAAAACTTCTTTGTATGTCAAGTATGTGGGTTTCGGAGTAGACTTCATACAAATGTTAACAGGCATGTTGCTATTGAACATACTAAAATTTTTCCTCATGTTTGTGATGACTGTGGGAAAGGCTTTTCAAGCATGCTAGAATATTGCAAACATTTAAATTCACATTTATCTGAAGGGATTTATTTATGTCAATATTGTGAATATTCAACAGGACAGATTGAAGATCTTAAAATTCATCTAGATTTCAAGCATTCGGCTGATTTACCTCATAAATGTAGTGACTGCTTAATGAGGTTTGGAAATGAAAGGGAATTAATAAGTCACCTTCCAGTCCATGAGACAACTTGA